CTGGATGTTGGTAGTTTTCAAGGGTCTAGTTTGgccattgatttttttttattaggtTAAGGATTTGTTGTTTTTTGTGGCCTGGAGAATCTGTTATAGGTTATGGGAGCCTaagaaaacccttcttgttggttgAGGGTGCCTGATAAAACCCTCGTTCTCTCTTTTTTGAGGTCTATTGTTTGCTAACTTAGTACCTCTGCTTTGGCCAGCCTTGTTTGTAATGTTTTACACTTGATGTTTGGcttctgtttggttggttgtggctGCTCTGattttctatttatgtttcttgCAGCCTTTGGGTTTTGGGATTTGGATGCCCATAAGTCTAGAAGGTTTTAGGTCCTTTCTAAAACTTGTTGTTTGTTGCCAGGTAGTTTAGTCCATTATTCGATTGCAATTCTCTGATTGTAAAGGTTTTGGGGCCCTTTCAAAACCCATGTTATCGTAATCAAAACCATAAATACCACATAAATGGACCAAATATCTATTAGTAACCATAAATAATTGTTATTTGTAACTTTTATATCTAAAacaaatggaccaatagttgaacacaaaagtCTAAAGTCTATTTGTTGTTATTAAAGCAacacattattatataaaatatatattatatccaACACAAAAGGACCAATAGTTGAAATCTTAAAACCTTTCAACAATCCTTCACATTCAATGGAAAAGTACAAGATATCTATTGTGCTCACCTTTTATATTTCACTTGCTAATGAatgcatttatgtttatttatataaCATTCATAAATTCTCATGTGTTAAGTAAAAGTCGATTTTGATCAACATTTAATTATTTCTTAATTTACATATAGATAATTTATTtacaaaatatatgatataaatatGTGGCAAGAATGAATATCATAAGCACATGTAGATATACAATAATTAAACCTTGTAAAACAATATTATTCATAAAAACAATTAAGTTCATCtataaaaatccaataacttatcATGAACACTTGTAAAAAgtcttaaatatttaatattttaagtgATACAAGCGAAACTATTGATGCTATCATACCAATTGATCAGTGCTGATACTAGTAAAAAGCCTATTTGCAGGACGCCTTTTGTTTGATTAGAGAAACGAAACTGTGGATGTTTGCCCGATAGATTTGGCTATCGTTCCTGGTCAAGTCTCTACTAATCTCTTGAACGCGAGATCTGATCTGTCTACCTTCCTCTTCCACCATTAATGTGCAAACAGCTCTACAGATGTCTTCCTGGGAAAAATAATCATCCTCCTCATTTCTCCTGACCTCCACCCCCAACTTGAGTTCCTGGGCTATGAGCTTAGCATTTAAGCCCTGTTCGTACTGCAGTGGAAGAGTAACAAATGGCACCCCAAACCTCAATCCTTCAGACACTGAGATCCAACCGCAATGATTGAGGAACACTCCTGTAGAAGAATGGGCCAAAATGTGTAACTGAGGAGCCCACTCCGTCACCAAAAGTCCTCTTCTTTGCGTGCGCTCTACAAAAGAGTGGGGCAACGCAGCAGCCATCTGGtggagaagaacaaagagaaaaggAAGCTTACTTTCTTCTAGGCCCAGTGCCAAGGCAGCGAGCTCTTGCTGGGTGAGAATACATTCTCTGCCAAAGGAGACCACCACCACCGAATGGGGTTTCTGCACATCCAGCCAGGCCAAGCAACGGTCATCTGCCGGTGGCGGCATTAGATCGGGCATCTGCATCCCCACGGGAAGCACGGACCTGCCGGTTGTTCTTTCTAGATATTCCAAGTATTTGCCTTCTAATTCTACGCATGAATTGAAGGCTATCACCCAGCTACCCTTAAAGCACATACTCCACCGCTCTGGCATATTAACGTGCCCTTCCTTCTTTTGGAATATATTCCTGTGCTTCCGTGCCCCAAAAGATAAATGGCGGACGTGCGCCGAGGGGAAACCAGGGGGCGGCACTGTCAGATCTGGGACTATTGTACGTTTCTCTACAACGGTGGCTTCTTGGCGTAGAAGGAAACCTGTACTGGAGGCAGACGTTATGACGAAAAATATGGTGGGAATGCCCATTTTGGCGGCAATGGGAGAAA
The nucleotide sequence above comes from Cryptomeria japonica chromosome 11, Sugi_1.0, whole genome shotgun sequence. Encoded proteins:
- the LOC131065342 gene encoding UDP-glycosyltransferase 91D1-like produces the protein MDEWEKPFEALLERISPDLVIHDMTQYWVSPIAAKMGIPTIFFVITSASSTGFLLRQEATVVEKRTIVPDLTVPPPGFPSAHVRHLSFGARKHRNIFQKKEGHVNMPERWSMCFKGSWVIAFNSCVELEGKYLEYLERTTGRSVLPVGMQMPDLMPPPADDRCLAWLDVQKPHSVVVVSFGRECILTQQELAALALGLEESKLPFLFVLLHQMAAALPHSFVERTQRRGLLVTEWAPQLHILAHSSTGVFLNHCGWISVSEGLRFGVPFVTLPLQYEQGLNAKLIAQELKLGVEVRRNEEDDYFSQEDICRAVCTLMVEEEGRQIRSRVQEISRDLTRNDSQIYRANIHSFVSLIKQKASCK